The following is a genomic window from Paenibacillus sp. FSL R5-0766.
CGGCTTCAGCATCGTGGGTCGTGAAGATGGCAAATATGCCGTAACCATCACAGGTTCGGTATCTGCAACCAACAAGGATCTGAATGAAATCACCGTAGTTTGGGGCGAAGAGTAATCTTTCCTTCTATAAAAGGTGAACAGCAAAAGCCGCCCGTGGAAATCATAACCGATTTCATTGGGCGGCTTTTAGGGTTGAATCCATATTTGGTTCTATACTCTGAAAATTAATAGTCTAATTAATAGTCCGTTACAGGTACTCGTTAAACCATCCGGCAATATGCTCCAAACGGCGTACCCTCAAGTGAGGGTGACCTCCACGGGACAACTCATGGTTGGCACCTGGGAAACGAACAAGCCTTGTGGTCTGTTTGCGCCGTTTCAACGCAATGAACAACTGCTCGGCCTGTTCAATTGGACATCGCAGGTCCTGTTCGCCGTGCAAAATGAGCAGCGGGGTGTTCACGTTACCGACATAAGCGAGCGGGGAATGTTTCCACAGTTTTTCCGTGTCATCCCACGCGTTACCGCCAATCTGGTCTTCCGTGAAGAAATATCCAATGTCACTTACGCCGTAGAAAGATAGCCAGTTGGATATGGAACGCTGGGTAACAGCGGCCTTAAAGCGGTCCGTGTGTCCAACAATCCAGTTGGTCATGAATCCGCCATAACTGCCTCCGGTTACGCCCAGTCTGGATTCATCGATAAACGCATATTGGGACAGGGCATAATCCACACTCTCCATGAGATCGCGATAATCGCCACCACCGTAATCTCCGCGACATGCGTCTACAAACTGCTGCCCGTATCCGAGGCCACCGCGTGGATTGATATATATAACAGCGTAGCCTTGTGCGGCGAGAATCTGGAACTCGTGCATAAATGTAAAACCATACATCATGTGTGGACCGCCATGAATCTCCAGAATGGTCGGGATTTTGACCCCGTCGACCATGCCATGAGGTTTCATGATCCATCCTTGCAACCGCAGGCCATCCGAGGAATTAAACCAGAAGGTCTCTGGCGTACTGAGATGGATCTCATCCTCAAGCTGTGGATTGCTGCGGGTGAGCCGAACCGGCTCTACACCGGGATTTTCCGGTTGTTCATACATATAGAGATCGCCAGGATTTCGTGTGTCGGCAACAGCGGCCACGATCTGCCCGTTTTCCAACTCGGCAAATTGATAAATCTCACGTTCGTCAGGCCATATATAGTCGGCACTGCTGCCGTCTCGTGCGAATTTGGCAATGCGGACACTGCCATGTATGGTTGCTAGACACAGGATGGAGGAACCATCCCGACTGAATACAGGCCCCGTGGTTGTCAGATGTGATCGCATGTCGCCAACAATGCTGTGATTCAACTGTACGTCCCAATCGGTGCTCAGACATACGAGTTCACCACCTGATATTGGAAGGTTGTATAACTTCACAAGCGTGGCATTTCCATAGGAACGGTCACTGGCGAGCAGTGCAATGGATTGTCCATCCGGTGCAAAGGCCAGCCGGCTGAACGTATATCCTTCCGGGGTCAACTGCTGCACATCCGATCCGTCTGCCTTGGCAAGGTACACATGATTGGTTAGAGTGTAATCGTTATGATCCTCGCCATCTTCGGGCAGCTGGGCAATCCATGCAATGGATCTTCCGTCCGGTGACCAAGCGTAGTCTCCAACGTCATAATGACCTGTAGTTACAGGGAGTGGTTCCACATCGATCGGTGCGAGAGCGAAGAGGTGGGAACGTCTACCGTTCCATAATCCGCTGGCATCTGATTTCATGCGAATCCGGTCTACGACATGTTCTTGCAGCAGTTTGGGTTTATCGTCTATAGGATCTGTAGGTTCTGATTCCTCATCTCCGCTCATATCCACGGATGATTTCACAAGCAAAGTATGACCATCCGGTGACCAGAGCAGGGAACTGACGCCATGTTTCAGGTGACTGATTTGCTGTGCTTCTCCGCCATCTGATGCGATAATCCACACTTGGGATTTCCCATCAACCTCTCTTAAAAAGGCCAACTGAGACCCATCGGGCGACCAGGCTGGGGAATGATCCTTCTCACCAGAGGTAAAGGGCCTGTCCTTTTGACTCCCCAGATGCAGCAATCTCAGGTGAGAACAATAACCGTCACGTGCTTCATTCGTTTTCCGGCTTACATATACCAGTTGTCCGCCTTGAGGGGACGGAGTTGGATCATTAACCCATGTAATCTGATAAAGATCTTCCGATGTTATGCCGCGCTGACTCATCATTGTTTTTCCTCCCACCATGAATTAGAATTGGTTAATTTCCTAACCTTTCCATTTATATTAACGGAAAGCTAGGGACAGGACAATAAGGGTAATGAAGGAGTGGCAAGACATTTAACAATGTATATTCATTGAATAAAATATTTGCACGTAACGTAGAGGACAGAAATAACCTGAAGAAGCGGAGCGTTCGCCTTTATCCCCGGATTTTCACTTTGAAAAAGTGGAATCGAAAAATCTGGGGATAACAGCGATCGGAAGGTTGTTCTGTCATCGGAGTGGCAAGTGTAAACATTCTTTAGTTCAATTCATATAGGTGTGTTAAAAGGATTTGCTCGAAGGATGACGAATCCTAATGTTGAATAAGCGCAGAAATGACGAAAAACGGTCTAATTTTAATGTTTAACATTGGTGAATTTGGTTTAATGTACAATGCAATTCCTGTTCTACATTCAGCTATTTGGTTCATAGCCATTCGTTTATATAGAACTTGTATGATTCAGTCACAATGGAGGAGGAACGTCACGTTGAGCACATCCTATGAGCAGCATGTGGAATATCCAAGCCGGAAACGAATGGCGTGGCTTACGGCAGGGGCGGCACTCTTTGTGGCAGCCGGATTTTTTTTGATTTTTGATAGTTCTTCAGTTACGAATGATTCCATCCTTTCGGATGTGATTGGACTTCTTTCCATTTTGTTTTTTGGGCTATGTTTCTGCTACAGTCTGGTAAAGATGATTAAGAAGGAACCTTCTTTTGTAATCGATGAGGATGGGTTTGTGGATGCATCTTCTTATACTGCAGGAGGAGCCGTGGCCTGGAAAGACGTTGAGAATATTTTTATGTATGAATTAATGGGACAGAAAATGATCGGGGTCAAATTGCGGGACGAGAAAGCCTTTCTGGATCGCCAGAACGGGATGAAACGTAAATTGATGACGTTCAACAGCAATATGGTCGATGCGACCATCAGCGTTGCCCAAAGTAGCCTCACAGTGCCACTGGATCAATTGTATATCATGATGATGAGCCACTGGAGACATGTGAGTGATAACATGATGTATGATTCGTATAATCGTCGTTAGAGAGGTCAGAACGTCCATAAGTCTTCAGAATGGAGGAATAGAGATGATGCATGGTGATGCAACACGCACGATTCTACTTCCGGATGGAACTGCCCTGCCTGCGATAGGACAAGGCACATGGAACATGGGAGAGAAGCAATCTAGCCAAGAAGAAGAAGTACGAGCACTTCGTTCCGGTATTGAACAGGGAATGACCGTGATTGATACGGCGGAGATGTATGCAGAAGGTGGGGCAGAAGTTGTTACGGGAAAGGCCATCTCGGGCCATCGTGATGAAGTTTTTCTCGTATCCAAAGTATATCCCCATCATGCGGATCGCAAGCAGATGATTACGGCTTGTGAGCGTAGTCTCACGCGTCTTGGTACAGATCGTCTGGATCTGTATTTGCTTCACTGGCGTGGAGGAGTACCGCTCGAAGAGACGGTTGAGGCTTTGGAACAATTGAAGCAATCCGGTAAAATCATTCGCTGGGGTGTATCAAATCTGGATACAAGGGATATGCAGGAGTTATGGAGTCTGCCGGAGGGGGCTAAGTGCATGGTGAACCAGGTGCTCTACCATGCAGCTTCGCGTGGTATTGAACATGATCTGCTTCCCTGGATGCGGGAACGGAGCGTTCCTGTAATGGCGTATTGTCCCCTGGCTCAGGGTGGCAGACTTCGAAGTGAATTGTTGGAGCATCCCGTCATTCAGGAGATTGCACAGGGTCGAGGAGTTACGACTTCGCAGATCGCATTAGCCTGGGTGATCAGGGATGGAGATGTGCTGGCGATTCCCAAGGCGGTACAGCTGAATCATGTAGCAGACAATGCAGCAGCAGTGAATATCGTTTTGACACAAGAGGAACTCACCCGTTTGGATAAGGCATTCCCTGCGCCTGAAGGCAAAGTACCTCTAGATATCGTGTGAAATAGATGAAAATACGATTAATAAGTCATGCGGAGCAGATCTACCCGATCTGCTCTTTTTTGTGTCCATGTATCTATACAGACCTGCTCCCATAAACAGATAACCGAAGCTTCCGCAGGACCAAAGCGAAAATAGGTTTTAACAAATGGGCTTTACAACACTATTTCACTAGTGTACTATGTAACTAACACACCAGTACAGAGAGGAGCGAGAGCTTTGTGACTATGGAATTTGATAACAATTTACCAATCTATCTGCAGATCATGCAGTATATCAAAAGACAGATTGTAACCGGGACACTTCAGGCAGGTGACAAAATACCTTCGGTTCGTGAACTGGCGGCTGAACTACAGATCAATCCCAATACAGTACAACGGACATTTCAGGAGCTTGAGCGGGAAGAAGTGGTTGAAACCAAACGGGGCTTGGGCAGATACGTAACCAGTGAGGAGCGGAAGATTATGACGATCAAAAAAGAGATGGCCGGTGAATTGCTGGAACGCTTTCTGACCGGAATGCAGGAACTGGGGATCGAAGAGCAGGACATCTTATCCATCGTAGCCGATGCTGTTGCGGAAGGAAAGGGAGGAACAACGCATGAGTAACATCCTTGAACTGAACCAGATCAATAAAACATATGGCAATAAGAAAGCGCTCAGTAATATTACATTGGATATTGCTCCAGGACGAATCGTAGGTCTGCTGGGTAGCAACGGTAGTGGAAAAAGTACGCTCATGAAGCTGGTTGCAGGTTTGTTGCATCCGAGCAGCGGAACGATTCAAGTCACAGGTAAGCCTGTTGGGCTGGAGACGAAGGCGCTGGTTTCGTTCATGCCGGATCGCCCATTAACCGAGAAGTGGATGAGAGTGCGGGATGCGATTGCATACTATCGCGATTTCTATGCTGATTTTGATGAAGAGAAGGCACGGGAGATGCTGGACTTTATGAACCTTGTCGAGAGTGACCGGGTACGGCATCTGTCTAAAGGCATGAATGAACGACTACAACTAACACTGGCACTTTCTCGTAAGGCTCGTCTGTATTTGCTGGATGAACCTATCGGTGGAGTTGACCCGGTTGCGCGTGGCAAGATTCTGGATGCGATCGTCAAATTCTATGATGAAGACAGCAGTCTGATCATCTCCACGCATCTTGTGAATGATATCGAACGGATTTTTGATGAAGTTGTCTTTATTCGCGAGGGTGAGTTGGTGATGCGGGAAGAAGTGGAAACGCTCCGTCTGAAATATGGGAAAAGTGTGGATGAGATGTTCAAGGAGGTCTATGCGGAATGATGACATTATTGAAGTATGACTTTAGAAGGAACTGGAATACACTGCTGGCTGGGCTAGTTATTTTGATTATCGCTCAAGTGGGGCTTTCCCTTTTCGTGTCTGAGGTCACAGGGATTGTGCTTGGCATTATGGGTTATGTTGGAGTTGGTGTGGCTATTTATGTGAAAATGATCAAAACATACACGTCCAATATCCGCTCTTATAATCGCCGTCTGTTACCCGTAACGGGCCTATCACATGTGTTGTCTCCTTTGATCTTTGGACTACTTTGCGGGTTGGGGTTAGTCATTATATTCGCGACTCATGCCTACATCTATATCTCAATGAAGCTACGAATGAACATGGCTACCAATATTGATCTTTCGGGTCTGCATGTTTCGGACTATATTAGTTTGTTGCTGTTTAGCGCATGGGTTATGGTATTCATGACCGTTATCATTTTCCTTTCGATCTCGATTGCAGGCAGCTTCCGTTGGAGAACTGGGCCATGGATCGGAATCGTTGCATTCTTGGTCCTCGTTAATCTGCTTGGCTGGTTGGAGAATATCATTACGACAGGACGTTTTAGTCCAAATGAAATGTTCCGGTATACGGAAGAAAGTACAGGGATCTCGATCACAGCCAATGGCGTATTATGGTCGGACGGCATGTGGGGAAGCATTGTATTTGAAGTTATTGTGGCGGTCATCCTGGTGTGGGCTACCATTTACCTGAACAACAAAAAAGTCGAAGTCTGATAACAGGATAACTTGAACGTGATGCGAGCAACCAGGGTTGCTCGTTTTTTGCATCCAGTAATAATCCACTTTTTGAATCGAATCCCATTAATGATACGTAAATATAGATATATTGTGTGCTCGATGCGAGATTAGGTTAAAGAGAACAAAAGGATCTGTAAGGGAAAGGAGAAAGTGTTATGGAATTATACTTCAGGGATAACTTTTTTAACGCAGGTTACACCGAGATTATGAATCCGAATCAGGAACAGGCTGGGCATCTGGATTTGAAAAGTGTCTTTGGTTCTTCACTCGATGTATCAGATAACTCAGGATTAGTCTGCAGC
Proteins encoded in this region:
- a CDS encoding GntR family transcriptional regulator — translated: MTMEFDNNLPIYLQIMQYIKRQIVTGTLQAGDKIPSVRELAAELQINPNTVQRTFQELEREEVVETKRGLGRYVTSEERKIMTIKKEMAGELLERFLTGMQELGIEEQDILSIVADAVAEGKGGTTHE
- a CDS encoding ABC transporter ATP-binding protein; its protein translation is MSNILELNQINKTYGNKKALSNITLDIAPGRIVGLLGSNGSGKSTLMKLVAGLLHPSSGTIQVTGKPVGLETKALVSFMPDRPLTEKWMRVRDAIAYYRDFYADFDEEKAREMLDFMNLVESDRVRHLSKGMNERLQLTLALSRKARLYLLDEPIGGVDPVARGKILDAIVKFYDEDSSLIISTHLVNDIERIFDEVVFIREGELVMREEVETLRLKYGKSVDEMFKEVYAE
- a CDS encoding S9 family peptidase translates to MMSQRGITSEDLYQITWVNDPTPSPQGGQLVYVSRKTNEARDGYCSHLRLLHLGSQKDRPFTSGEKDHSPAWSPDGSQLAFLREVDGKSQVWIIASDGGEAQQISHLKHGVSSLLWSPDGHTLLVKSSVDMSGDEESEPTDPIDDKPKLLQEHVVDRIRMKSDASGLWNGRRSHLFALAPIDVEPLPVTTGHYDVGDYAWSPDGRSIAWIAQLPEDGEDHNDYTLTNHVYLAKADGSDVQQLTPEGYTFSRLAFAPDGQSIALLASDRSYGNATLVKLYNLPISGGELVCLSTDWDVQLNHSIVGDMRSHLTTTGPVFSRDGSSILCLATIHGSVRIAKFARDGSSADYIWPDEREIYQFAELENGQIVAAVADTRNPGDLYMYEQPENPGVEPVRLTRSNPQLEDEIHLSTPETFWFNSSDGLRLQGWIMKPHGMVDGVKIPTILEIHGGPHMMYGFTFMHEFQILAAQGYAVIYINPRGGLGYGQQFVDACRGDYGGGDYRDLMESVDYALSQYAFIDESRLGVTGGSYGGFMTNWIVGHTDRFKAAVTQRSISNWLSFYGVSDIGYFFTEDQIGGNAWDDTEKLWKHSPLAYVGNVNTPLLILHGEQDLRCPIEQAEQLFIALKRRKQTTRLVRFPGANHELSRGGHPHLRVRRLEHIAGWFNEYL
- a CDS encoding STM3941 family protein; translated protein: MSTSYEQHVEYPSRKRMAWLTAGAALFVAAGFFLIFDSSSVTNDSILSDVIGLLSILFFGLCFCYSLVKMIKKEPSFVIDEDGFVDASSYTAGGAVAWKDVENIFMYELMGQKMIGVKLRDEKAFLDRQNGMKRKLMTFNSNMVDATISVAQSSLTVPLDQLYIMMMSHWRHVSDNMMYDSYNRR
- a CDS encoding aldo/keto reductase; amino-acid sequence: MMHGDATRTILLPDGTALPAIGQGTWNMGEKQSSQEEEVRALRSGIEQGMTVIDTAEMYAEGGAEVVTGKAISGHRDEVFLVSKVYPHHADRKQMITACERSLTRLGTDRLDLYLLHWRGGVPLEETVEALEQLKQSGKIIRWGVSNLDTRDMQELWSLPEGAKCMVNQVLYHAASRGIEHDLLPWMRERSVPVMAYCPLAQGGRLRSELLEHPVIQEIAQGRGVTTSQIALAWVIRDGDVLAIPKAVQLNHVADNAAAVNIVLTQEELTRLDKAFPAPEGKVPLDIV